One genomic window of Niveibacterium sp. SC-1 includes the following:
- a CDS encoding phospholipase D-like domain-containing protein → MSQIHLTMHSVVFGEHGLVNGVRRATLTDRIRRQKEISWAQAAAEVNDMRLERIVESARHDWKRFVTLLDLRNWDHIGGMPVTEQIYVHSKLLIADDQVAVLGSANINDRSMLGDRDSELATVITSRNAVHVPLAGPMQSVAKEVHELRVGLWKKHFGAGAPGRQAGALLKDAVLRSPGVPATWEAIQRQSNENARLYNDAFWYIPRSEARHEVQPKEPQDRQPGRAPASIWPTWKYQTYLDHGKGGKLQYHMPFDPLFWRAPEYKEVSNSWSAAPNATAPVAAPQGVQGFIVALPTEWTRGEDNLFSKSHIATIAANEVPASDKALAANEHRSAKESTV, encoded by the coding sequence ATGAGCCAGATCCACCTGACCATGCACAGCGTGGTGTTCGGCGAGCACGGCCTTGTCAACGGCGTGCGACGCGCGACCCTGACCGACCGTATCCGTCGCCAGAAGGAGATCAGTTGGGCGCAAGCGGCTGCCGAGGTCAACGACATGAGGTTGGAGAGAATCGTCGAATCGGCGCGCCACGACTGGAAGCGCTTTGTCACCCTGTTAGATCTTCGCAACTGGGATCACATCGGTGGAATGCCTGTGACCGAGCAGATCTACGTGCACAGCAAGCTGCTGATTGCTGACGACCAGGTCGCAGTACTGGGCAGCGCCAACATCAATGACCGCAGCATGCTGGGCGACCGCGACTCGGAACTGGCAACCGTCATCACCAGCCGCAACGCAGTGCACGTCCCCTTGGCAGGCCCCATGCAGTCGGTCGCCAAGGAAGTGCATGAATTGCGAGTTGGCTTGTGGAAGAAACATTTCGGCGCAGGTGCGCCCGGGCGTCAGGCCGGCGCATTGCTGAAGGATGCGGTGCTCAGGAGTCCTGGAGTTCCTGCGACTTGGGAGGCGATTCAGAGGCAATCAAACGAAAACGCGCGGCTCTACAACGACGCTTTCTGGTATATCCCTCGCTCCGAAGCGCGCCATGAAGTTCAGCCCAAGGAACCACAGGACCGCCAACCCGGCCGAGCGCCGGCCTCCATCTGGCCGACCTGGAAATATCAAACCTATCTGGACCACGGAAAGGGCGGCAAGCTGCAGTATCACATGCCCTTTGACCCCCTCTTCTGGCGAGCACCGGAGTACAAGGAAGTCTCCAATTCTTGGTCAGCTGCGCCAAATGCCACGGCACCAGTTGCCGCCCCACAAGGAGTGCAAGGCTTCATCGTGGCGCTGCCGACTGAATGGACGCGGGGCGAAGACAATCTGTTCTCCAAGAGCCACATCGCAACCATCGCGGCTAATGAAGTTCCCGCGTCCGACAAGGCTTTGGCTGCGAATGAACACAGATCAGCGAAAGAGTCGACGGTATGA
- a CDS encoding T6SS immunity protein Tli4 family protein → MTKRRHMAIFCRCLQALLALSVIGCHAREVPESWKTDCVGRMQLSLPGDAEIAANSVKMLEAEYRVGSTQPRFEFADGEIAGWSAQHYMGRLFVSHQLMKRDISTLDRAASKYVEQSRKWAVRTKVSSSGEKLAFEMLRVEPHKGIGSRVSAAYTVSLFIEDRLIRLSSSGRDMTWAEQGKELNMFLTGVVARPFGSIPNKPGVCLPYFFVTDDGKPQRSIGMTYRLRDHPDVSVWLEDASALKGGDDRIEAKLEPRAKSDFFWSNYRTSDRILLRSEWRTPYRDISLAGTRGVESFVKIVRKDGTADYGYLAAGRGNPDEKGDTPDLMLYVIQDARIAKDKGVEPLGKDALLDIAQRIAASVKRRATAVQQTLD, encoded by the coding sequence ATGACGAAGAGACGCCATATGGCGATTTTTTGCCGTTGTCTGCAAGCCCTCTTGGCGTTAAGCGTTATCGGCTGTCATGCGCGCGAAGTTCCCGAGAGTTGGAAAACGGACTGCGTCGGACGGATGCAGTTGAGCCTTCCCGGGGATGCCGAGATTGCGGCGAATTCGGTGAAGATGCTGGAAGCGGAATATCGAGTTGGCAGCACTCAACCGCGGTTCGAGTTTGCTGACGGAGAAATCGCCGGCTGGTCTGCGCAGCACTATATGGGCCGTCTATTTGTCAGCCATCAACTGATGAAACGGGATATCAGCACGCTTGATCGCGCGGCATCCAAATACGTCGAGCAGTCGAGAAAGTGGGCGGTTCGTACGAAGGTCAGCAGCTCCGGAGAGAAACTAGCTTTTGAGATGCTGCGCGTTGAGCCACATAAAGGTATCGGCAGCCGAGTCAGCGCAGCCTACACCGTATCCCTTTTCATTGAAGACAGGCTCATTCGCCTCTCCTCGTCTGGCCGGGATATGACCTGGGCTGAGCAAGGCAAGGAACTCAACATGTTCTTGACAGGGGTCGTTGCTCGCCCATTTGGCAGCATCCCCAACAAACCGGGCGTCTGCCTTCCGTATTTTTTCGTCACCGATGACGGAAAGCCCCAACGCTCTATTGGCATGACCTACCGCCTACGTGACCATCCCGATGTTTCCGTGTGGCTCGAAGACGCGAGCGCCCTAAAAGGTGGCGACGATCGGATTGAAGCAAAGCTGGAGCCGAGAGCGAAGTCTGACTTCTTCTGGTCGAACTACCGCACTTCTGACAGGATTTTATTGCGCAGCGAATGGCGGACTCCCTATCGGGACATCTCCTTGGCCGGAACAAGGGGCGTCGAGTCGTTCGTGAAGATCGTGCGAAAGGACGGCACCGCTGACTATGGCTATCTTGCCGCGGGGCGTGGCAATCCCGACGAAAAAGGCGACACTCCCGACTTAATGCTCTACGTGATTCAAGACGCAAGGATCGCCAAAGACAAGGGCGTCGAACCTCTGGGTAAAGACGCGCTCTTGGACATTGCGCAAAGGATAGCGGCCAGCGTGAAGCGGCGCGCCACCGCCGTTCAGCAAACTCTCGATTGA
- a CDS encoding phospholipase D-like domain-containing protein → MVTHTEPPPRTAKQLVKNDGTPLASALTSNLWVGSSTVFSRPTEGNKIIPFTTGRDYFADFTASCDKASSEICILGWQVSWDALLAPGVRLYDVLLRAAKRGVKIYVMPWDDTNPVQTYDDQTKAVLESINTRPGVSGNPVNVLLAKSLATKNNSYFSHHQKQVIIDRAIAYVGGIDITYGRYDDSTYDLHANKDGREVLNRYNGCIAWVQPLATRDPNVVDPDLMSGAIDSFKVPYFGKSAAESASERAAKGGWQVPYDTAPADAVGASYVGAGPSTERNVVLRRTLNPATQPRMPWQDLHSRIEGPAVSDLLRNFVVRWNTGGKIKLPMPQAPAKYPKPGKALIQVLRSAPAAMAAAEYNALASKKGTRTPAGTESDIQKALLQLIEKSRHFIYIENQFFVSNFGAVGGPLGALSPAAEFINTFGGANQNSTAHLMGAADTDGHIKPKLNGWKPSIDIDDSDLHRPPSNEVCKALVARIGRAILDAKKPNFHVYITLPVHPEGMLCNASIAVQVYWTMQTLVFGKKSLLNGIRRYLRVRELQENDRIDKKARDYSSILNDENNAEYEGIPLERCFEYVTLLNLRNWAKLPGTKSGDARYVTEQIYVHTKLMIIDDLYALFGSANINDRSLLGERDSEIAVLVMDGDTTRADINGKGSQRPIRAFAHELRISIWKKLFGIAGGIRPATDLVSAIEAPGSPDSWRRIQARADRNAAAYEAAFPFVPRNWSKDANGVLRKASILPTWDPEANFPATSKNTRGKGNLASPMPFQPEFWSSPQHDATAVGQLEDIQGFITALPIHWTEEENIGFAYPTSLVAENEPAGDLPAGSPPSTGPLIGKFDPNMSGTSVKANA, encoded by the coding sequence ATGGTCACGCATACCGAACCGCCCCCCCGCACTGCAAAACAGCTCGTTAAGAACGACGGGACACCCCTTGCGAGCGCCCTCACCAGCAATCTGTGGGTCGGCAGCTCAACCGTCTTCTCCAGACCGACCGAAGGCAACAAGATCATTCCCTTCACCACAGGTCGGGACTACTTCGCCGACTTCACCGCGAGTTGTGACAAAGCCTCAAGCGAGATATGCATTCTCGGCTGGCAGGTAAGCTGGGACGCCCTGCTTGCGCCCGGCGTTCGACTCTACGACGTGCTATTGCGGGCAGCAAAGCGCGGCGTGAAGATCTATGTCATGCCGTGGGACGACACCAATCCGGTTCAAACCTACGACGACCAAACCAAGGCCGTATTGGAGAGCATCAACACCCGCCCCGGCGTATCCGGCAATCCAGTTAACGTGCTCTTGGCAAAATCCCTTGCAACGAAGAACAATAGCTACTTCAGCCACCACCAGAAACAAGTCATCATCGATCGCGCCATCGCATACGTGGGCGGGATTGATATTACCTACGGTCGATATGATGACTCGACTTACGATTTGCACGCCAACAAAGACGGCCGCGAGGTATTGAATCGCTACAACGGCTGCATCGCATGGGTTCAGCCCCTCGCAACCAGAGACCCCAACGTCGTCGATCCCGACCTGATGAGCGGTGCCATTGACTCATTCAAGGTGCCGTATTTTGGCAAGAGCGCCGCTGAGAGCGCATCAGAGCGGGCGGCAAAAGGCGGCTGGCAAGTCCCCTACGATACGGCCCCAGCCGATGCGGTTGGAGCCAGCTACGTCGGGGCCGGCCCGTCCACTGAGCGAAACGTCGTTCTGCGTCGGACGTTGAATCCGGCGACCCAGCCACGCATGCCATGGCAGGACCTTCATAGCCGGATCGAAGGGCCTGCAGTATCCGACCTACTGCGCAACTTCGTCGTCCGCTGGAACACTGGTGGGAAGATCAAACTGCCAATGCCGCAGGCCCCGGCAAAGTACCCAAAGCCGGGAAAAGCCCTGATCCAGGTGTTGCGCAGCGCACCGGCCGCCATGGCGGCCGCAGAGTACAACGCTCTCGCGTCTAAAAAAGGGACACGCACTCCTGCCGGCACAGAAAGCGACATACAGAAGGCGCTGCTTCAACTAATTGAAAAGAGCCGCCATTTCATCTACATCGAAAATCAGTTCTTTGTGTCGAATTTCGGAGCCGTCGGGGGCCCCCTCGGGGCCCTGTCTCCAGCCGCGGAGTTTATTAACACTTTCGGCGGAGCGAATCAAAACAGCACCGCCCACTTGATGGGCGCCGCGGACACGGATGGTCACATCAAGCCGAAGCTAAACGGATGGAAACCGTCCATCGACATCGACGATTCAGATCTTCACAGACCACCGAGTAACGAGGTGTGCAAAGCACTAGTTGCGCGAATCGGCCGAGCAATCTTGGACGCCAAGAAACCCAACTTTCACGTCTATATTACGCTGCCTGTTCACCCTGAGGGGATGCTATGCAATGCGTCGATTGCGGTGCAAGTATACTGGACGATGCAAACGCTCGTTTTCGGCAAGAAAAGCCTGCTCAACGGAATTCGACGCTACCTTAGAGTGCGGGAGCTGCAGGAAAACGATCGCATCGACAAGAAGGCTCGCGACTATTCAAGCATCCTAAACGATGAAAACAATGCGGAGTACGAGGGCATTCCGCTTGAAAGGTGCTTTGAGTATGTGACGCTGCTCAACTTGCGCAATTGGGCAAAACTTCCTGGAACCAAATCCGGTGACGCGAGATATGTGACAGAGCAGATCTACGTGCACACCAAGCTCATGATTATTGACGATCTTTACGCTCTTTTCGGGAGCGCCAACATCAATGATCGAAGCCTGCTCGGCGAACGTGACTCCGAAATCGCCGTCTTGGTAATGGACGGAGACACGACGCGCGCCGACATTAACGGCAAGGGCAGTCAGAGACCGATTCGCGCCTTCGCTCACGAATTGCGCATCAGCATCTGGAAGAAGCTCTTCGGCATCGCTGGCGGTATTCGCCCCGCCACGGACTTAGTGTCGGCAATCGAAGCACCGGGCAGCCCCGATAGCTGGCGACGCATCCAGGCGCGAGCCGATAGGAACGCAGCCGCCTATGAGGCAGCCTTCCCTTTTGTGCCAAGAAATTGGTCGAAAGATGCAAACGGAGTCCTACGGAAAGCGTCCATCCTACCCACTTGGGATCCCGAAGCGAATTTTCCGGCCACCTCCAAAAACACACGGGGGAAGGGAAACCTCGCCTCACCAATGCCATTTCAACCGGAATTCTGGTCATCGCCGCAGCACGATGCCACAGCTGTCGGGCAACTCGAGGACATTCAGGGCTTCATTACGGCCCTTCCTATTCACTGGACCGAAGAGGAAAACATCGGGTTCGCGTACCCGACGTCACTTGTCGCCGAGAATGAGCCGGCTGGTGACCTTCCTGCCGGCTCGCCCCCGTCGACAGGGCCCCTCATCGGAAAATTCGATCCCAATATGAGCGGCACATCCGTTAAGGCCAACGCATGA
- the tssI gene encoding type VI secretion system tip protein TssI/VgrG produces MFDSFSTALSELTTGLDSRTRLLDIDLQDGSDIGASLQVESFLATEGLSSLSRFDVFLLSPAPDLALADLIGRQARLSIRLADGSPSLRSGYVSQAERLGSDQALTRYRLRLVPWLWLATQRSDCRVFQEKSLRDIVEAVFAAYAPRAHWTWDAGCEEALGEMPLRSYCVQYRESDYDFLSRLLAEEGIGFCFAEREDQQEEALSTASAHTLRLFAASGALPEDPVSAAENGIRFHRADAAEQSDAVTQWQTQRRVVASATQLASWSYKSRTVLNGIEESPPERLGGKALDLQDYDTPGAYAFGNDASLSRQLRLLREAAEARSENVAAAGSLRSLRAGTRFALSNAPTAPWLDASAEEKTWLVLGLRALALNNLPHARNQDGALEALRDWLDRADVSKRAADGLPALDLDSLGASARTRGYAAVFAVQRAEVPWRPALEDGTGLRLNPRPTAPGAQSAIVVGADGAASPGPDGEVFTDALHRVRVRFHWQADGDGEQAPNTAWLRIASRVAGQGMGMQFVPRIGQEVLVGFLEGDIDRPIVLGGLYNGQGEGGQAPSPGDESGEADTAELFRQAADHRPAAQGNLVGGRSPAWHGEGGAHGGHRNRASLSGFKSAELGQGTNVPSTFNQLVFDDTDAQLRVQMASTRAASQLNLGHLVHQADNYRGSHRGDGFELRTDAYGAIRAARGLLFTTWPIAGRIDQASSEPAGDAAAVQALLKQAAALGQASGPVADTHQNTPLAGHAGSKSAGQSALDEQRAPLAAHQNAASGMVHASWGRASEDAGARNTAPGKDRIPHSTDPLLGLAGRGGIGIVAGQHLQWASGDTLTWASGADTELATGGALRLHSQQTLSLMAGASGQGELIAHAAHGPVTLQAQNGPIELAARNDVKLASINAALTTAAAKRIHLATAGGAAITIEGGNITVQCPGTLTVHAAKKSFAESDRITARLPTMPRTSLDNIPARFDLQLKDVPGPHGVALPDTDWRIVHAPDQQHAVQSGVQILAGTSDNNGKLVLSPDEEKALHDSYNRSPSSIWIVADSHAHNLSLASVDDDWTDGQKRLHALDALGYSDEFGLVGDNPVDDFHAKLASDENKARTGAALLKTIEKTY; encoded by the coding sequence ATGTTCGATTCTTTCAGCACTGCGCTGTCCGAGCTCACCACCGGCCTGGACTCGCGCACCCGCCTGCTCGACATCGACCTGCAGGATGGGTCGGACATCGGCGCGAGCCTGCAGGTGGAGTCCTTCCTCGCGACGGAAGGCTTGTCGAGCCTCTCCCGCTTCGATGTCTTCCTGCTCTCCCCCGCGCCCGACCTGGCGCTGGCCGATCTCATCGGACGCCAGGCGCGCCTGTCGATCCGCCTCGCCGACGGCAGCCCGAGCCTGCGCAGCGGCTATGTGAGCCAGGCGGAGCGCCTGGGCTCGGACCAGGCGCTCACCCGCTATCGCCTCCGCCTCGTGCCCTGGCTGTGGCTCGCGACCCAGCGCAGCGATTGCCGCGTTTTCCAGGAAAAGAGCCTGCGCGACATCGTCGAAGCAGTCTTCGCCGCCTACGCGCCGCGTGCGCACTGGACCTGGGACGCGGGCTGCGAAGAAGCGCTCGGCGAGATGCCGCTGCGCAGCTACTGCGTGCAGTACCGCGAAAGCGACTACGACTTCCTCAGCCGCCTGCTGGCCGAAGAAGGCATCGGCTTCTGCTTCGCCGAACGCGAAGATCAACAGGAAGAAGCCCTCAGCACGGCCAGCGCGCACACGTTGCGGCTCTTTGCAGCAAGCGGCGCACTTCCCGAAGACCCCGTGAGCGCCGCAGAAAACGGCATCCGCTTCCATCGTGCCGATGCCGCCGAGCAAAGCGACGCCGTCACGCAGTGGCAGACGCAGCGGCGCGTCGTCGCCTCCGCTACCCAGCTGGCAAGCTGGAGCTACAAGTCGCGGACGGTGCTCAACGGCATCGAGGAAAGCCCGCCGGAACGCCTGGGCGGCAAGGCGCTCGATCTGCAGGACTACGACACGCCCGGCGCTTACGCCTTCGGCAACGACGCCAGCCTGTCGCGTCAGCTGCGTCTCTTGCGGGAAGCCGCGGAGGCGCGCAGCGAGAACGTTGCCGCCGCCGGCTCCTTGCGCAGCCTGCGCGCCGGCACCCGCTTCGCGCTGAGCAACGCGCCGACCGCGCCCTGGCTGGACGCCTCGGCAGAAGAGAAAACCTGGCTCGTCCTGGGACTGCGGGCGCTTGCCTTGAACAACCTGCCCCACGCCCGCAACCAGGACGGCGCGCTCGAAGCCCTGCGCGACTGGCTAGATCGCGCCGACGTATCCAAACGCGCCGCCGACGGACTGCCCGCACTCGACCTCGACAGCCTCGGCGCGTCCGCGCGCACACGTGGCTACGCAGCCGTGTTCGCCGTGCAGCGCGCGGAAGTGCCCTGGCGGCCGGCGCTGGAGGATGGCACCGGCCTGCGCCTGAATCCGCGCCCGACGGCGCCGGGTGCGCAAAGCGCCATCGTGGTGGGCGCCGACGGCGCAGCCTCGCCCGGTCCGGACGGCGAAGTCTTCACCGACGCCCTGCATCGCGTGCGCGTACGCTTTCACTGGCAAGCAGACGGTGATGGCGAGCAGGCACCGAATACCGCCTGGCTGCGCATCGCCAGCCGCGTCGCGGGCCAGGGCATGGGGATGCAATTTGTCCCACGCATCGGCCAGGAAGTGCTGGTGGGCTTTCTCGAAGGCGACATCGACCGCCCGATCGTGCTGGGCGGCCTCTACAACGGCCAGGGCGAAGGCGGTCAGGCGCCCAGTCCCGGCGACGAATCAGGAGAAGCCGACACCGCCGAACTCTTCAGGCAGGCCGCCGATCATCGCCCCGCGGCTCAAGGCAATCTTGTCGGGGGGCGTAGTCCCGCATGGCACGGCGAAGGCGGTGCCCACGGCGGCCACCGCAACCGCGCCTCCCTCTCGGGCTTTAAGAGCGCCGAACTCGGCCAGGGCACCAACGTTCCCTCGACCTTTAACCAGCTCGTCTTCGACGACACCGACGCGCAGCTGCGCGTCCAGATGGCGAGCACCCGTGCGGCGAGCCAGCTCAACCTCGGTCACCTCGTGCACCAGGCCGATAACTACCGCGGCAGCCATCGCGGCGACGGCTTCGAACTACGAACCGATGCCTACGGCGCCATCCGTGCTGCACGCGGCCTGCTTTTCACCACTTGGCCCATCGCCGGCCGCATCGACCAGGCCTCGTCCGAACCGGCGGGCGACGCCGCCGCCGTACAGGCCCTGCTCAAGCAGGCCGCCGCCCTCGGCCAGGCCAGCGGCCCGGTCGCCGACACCCACCAGAACACACCGCTCGCCGGCCATGCAGGCAGCAAGTCCGCTGGCCAGAGCGCGCTCGACGAACAGCGTGCGCCGCTCGCTGCCCACCAGAACGCCGCGAGCGGCATGGTGCATGCAAGCTGGGGCCGCGCCAGCGAAGATGCCGGTGCGCGCAACACGGCGCCCGGCAAGGACCGCATCCCGCACAGCACCGACCCCCTGCTCGGCCTCGCCGGCCGCGGCGGCATCGGCATCGTCGCCGGCCAGCACCTCCAATGGGCCAGCGGCGACACGCTCACCTGGGCCAGCGGCGCCGACACCGAACTCGCCACCGGCGGCGCGCTACGCCTGCACAGCCAACAAACGCTGAGCCTGATGGCCGGCGCCAGCGGTCAGGGAGAACTCATCGCCCACGCCGCCCACGGCCCGGTCACTCTGCAAGCCCAGAACGGCCCGATCGAACTCGCCGCGCGCAATGACGTGAAGCTGGCCAGCATCAACGCAGCCCTCACCACCGCCGCCGCTAAACGCATCCACCTCGCCACCGCCGGCGGCGCGGCGATCACGATCGAGGGCGGGAACATCACGGTGCAATGCCCGGGGACGCTGACGGTGCATGCGGCTAAGAAGAGTTTTGCGGAGTCGGACAGAATCACGGCGCGGCTTCCTACCATGCCGCGCACTTCGCTTGACAACATACCGGCGAGATTTGACCTTCAGCTCAAGGACGTTCCAGGCCCCCACGGCGTAGCGCTGCCCGATACTGATTGGCGAATCGTCCACGCTCCAGATCAGCAGCACGCAGTGCAAAGTGGAGTGCAGATCCTTGCCGGCACCAGCGACAACAACGGAAAACTAGTGCTGTCACCTGACGAAGAGAAGGCACTGCATGATTCCTATAACAGATCTCCGTCTTCAATCTGGATTGTTGCAGACAGCCATGCCCACAACCTGTCGTTGGCAAGCGTCGACGACGACTGGACCGATGGACAGAAGCGGCTCCACGCGTTGGACGCGCTCGGCTATAGCGACGAGTTCGGATTAGTCGGGGACAACCCCGTTGACGACTTCCACGCAAAGCTTGCGAGCGACGAGAACAAGGCACGCACAGGCGCCGCGTTACTCAAAACGATCGAAAAAACCTACTAA
- a CDS encoding MOSC domain-containing protein produces the protein MDENIKQRLARLHQPGRIEWIGLRTERMGPIKVVERAFAREGGGLRLDETSEEGDRYRGASGKRGVTLIQSEHLPMIAACSGHASVDPAWLRRNVVISGINLLALKGRRFRLGSALLEFTELCHPCSRMEEALGPGGYSAMRGQGGISAQILEAGWIAVGDALEAVSTPESVMDE, from the coding sequence ATGGACGAGAACATCAAGCAACGCCTCGCCCGGCTGCACCAGCCCGGGCGCATCGAATGGATCGGACTGCGCACCGAGCGCATGGGCCCGATCAAGGTCGTCGAACGCGCCTTCGCCCGCGAGGGCGGCGGCTTGCGCCTGGACGAAACCAGCGAGGAAGGCGACCGCTACCGGGGCGCCAGCGGCAAGCGGGGCGTGACCCTCATCCAGTCCGAACACCTGCCGATGATCGCGGCCTGCTCGGGCCATGCGTCCGTGGATCCGGCCTGGCTGCGCCGCAACGTGGTCATTTCCGGCATCAACCTGCTGGCGCTCAAGGGCCGCCGCTTCCGTCTGGGCTCTGCCCTGCTGGAGTTCACCGAACTCTGCCACCCCTGTTCCCGCATGGAGGAAGCGCTGGGTCCGGGCGGTTACAGCGCCATGCGTGGTCAGGGCGGCATCAGCGCGCAGATCCTGGAAGCCGGCTGGATTGCCGTGGGTGACGCGCTGGAAGCCGTCAGCACACCCGAAAGCGTGATGGACGAGTAG
- a CDS encoding dihydrofolate reductase family protein, giving the protein MTEICYYVAQSLDGFIATPEGGLDWLKPFEESGEDYGYAPFYAGIEAVLMGRSTFEVCRAMGDWPYAGKSTWVFSRRSLNALPPNVLATGASPVEVVAQLRASRVRRAWLVGGGELAGAFLAAGLIDKLIVSVMPVALGRGIPIFGDRTAGAWPLLLERFERYPDGVVQLGYRAIR; this is encoded by the coding sequence ATGACCGAGATCTGCTACTACGTCGCGCAGAGCCTGGACGGCTTCATCGCCACGCCGGAAGGCGGCCTGGACTGGCTCAAGCCCTTCGAGGAAAGCGGCGAGGACTACGGCTACGCGCCCTTCTATGCCGGGATCGAAGCCGTGCTGATGGGCCGCAGCACCTTCGAGGTCTGCCGCGCGATGGGCGATTGGCCCTACGCCGGCAAGTCCACCTGGGTCTTCTCGCGCCGCTCCCTGAACGCGCTGCCGCCCAATGTGCTGGCGACCGGCGCCTCGCCCGTCGAAGTCGTCGCGCAGCTGCGGGCGAGCCGGGTGCGGCGGGCCTGGCTCGTCGGCGGCGGCGAACTGGCCGGCGCCTTCCTGGCCGCGGGCCTGATCGACAAGCTGATCGTCTCGGTGATGCCGGTCGCCCTGGGCCGCGGCATCCCGATCTTCGGAGACCGCACGGCGGGCGCCTGGCCCTTGCTGCTGGAGCGTTTCGAGCGCTATCCGGACGGCGTCGTGCAACTGGGCTATCGGGCCATTCGCTGA
- a CDS encoding IS481 family transposase, whose product MNTHKNARLTYLRRLEMVQDITERGLPVPQAAACHGVSAVTARKWLGRYLAGGAAALLDKSSRPERSPRAIAPDVALTIVELRRKLFLQARIASYMGVSRATVSRVLRRAGLSRLSDLQPPEPVQRYERDTPGELLHLDIKKLGRFEQTGHRITGERQHRSRHCGWEYLFVAIDDHSRTAFTQLYPDERRSSAIAFLRAAHDYFKTLGVPIQRLITDNGSAFRSHAFGHACVELGITQKFTRAYRPQTNGKAERFIQSALREWAYGHAYQNSHERGTALTLWNHYYNWHRPHYGIGCHVPMARLSEHANNVLTLHN is encoded by the coding sequence ATGAACACCCATAAGAATGCCCGACTGACGTATCTGCGTCGCCTGGAGATGGTCCAGGACATTACCGAACGTGGGCTGCCAGTCCCGCAGGCAGCGGCGTGTCACGGCGTAAGCGCGGTGACCGCGCGCAAGTGGCTGGGCCGCTATCTGGCCGGTGGTGCTGCGGCCCTGCTCGACAAGTCCTCGCGCCCCGAGCGCTCGCCGCGCGCGATCGCCCCGGACGTGGCGCTGACGATCGTCGAGCTGCGTCGCAAGCTCTTCTTGCAGGCCCGCATTGCGAGCTACATGGGCGTGTCGCGCGCCACCGTGAGCCGCGTACTGCGCCGCGCAGGGCTATCTCGACTGAGCGATCTGCAGCCGCCCGAGCCGGTGCAGCGCTACGAGCGCGACACGCCCGGCGAACTGCTGCACCTCGACATCAAGAAACTCGGCCGCTTCGAGCAGACTGGCCATCGGATTACCGGCGAGCGTCAGCATCGAAGTCGGCACTGCGGCTGGGAATATCTGTTCGTGGCCATCGACGACCACAGCCGCACGGCCTTCACCCAGCTCTATCCGGACGAGCGCCGCTCCAGTGCCATCGCCTTCCTGCGCGCGGCCCACGACTACTTCAAGACCCTGGGCGTGCCAATCCAGCGGCTGATCACCGACAACGGGTCCGCCTTCCGCTCCCACGCCTTTGGACACGCCTGTGTCGAACTGGGCATCACGCAGAAGTTCACGCGCGCCTACCGCCCACAGACCAACGGCAAGGCCGAACGCTTCATCCAGTCCGCCCTACGAGAATGGGCCTACGGCCACGCTTACCAGAATTCTCATGAGCGCGGCACGGCTCTGACCCTTTGGAATCACTACTACAACTGGCACCGCCCGCATTACGGCATCGGATGCCATGTACCTATGGCCCGTCTCTCAGAACACGCAAACAACGTCTTGACTCTTCACAACTAG